The Pirellulimonas nuda genome includes a region encoding these proteins:
- a CDS encoding DUF6268 family outer membrane beta-barrel protein has product MKPYRRILLLCLVAPLGAAWAAAQPAGGYAVVEPIDYQPPFQVTMGEQPPYVAPIAGPTYDPLVLPVDGASLPAQTPLGAAERADQPSLLPPGTRPGVFQGVNLQSDFMPRLGNDNGLGVHGWQANGVFGFPFFERETPLVVTPQYRTIGLDGPGGTRLPPGYDVPSRLHEAQVDLHHFRRITDRWLFDGAVTLGVYGEADALGDGGAFRVNGRALGVYDWSEHWKVLVGVVYLNRAGYSVIPAAGLLYADDALKVELVFPRPRIAWRLDGGCPPCDERWVYLLGELGGSVWAIRQEDGTPDTLAYSDYRFIVGYEHKVIGGLSRYLELGYVFGRQVEFDNYPNDIPVNDSILLRAGIGF; this is encoded by the coding sequence GTGAAGCCCTACCGCCGCATCCTGCTCCTGTGCCTCGTGGCGCCGCTCGGCGCCGCGTGGGCCGCGGCGCAGCCCGCGGGGGGGTACGCGGTGGTTGAGCCCATCGACTACCAGCCGCCGTTCCAGGTGACGATGGGCGAGCAGCCGCCCTACGTGGCGCCGATCGCCGGGCCGACCTACGACCCGCTGGTCCTCCCCGTCGATGGCGCCTCGCTCCCGGCCCAAACGCCGCTGGGGGCGGCCGAGCGCGCAGACCAGCCGAGCCTGCTCCCCCCCGGCACGCGGCCCGGCGTGTTCCAGGGCGTCAACCTTCAGTCCGACTTCATGCCCCGCCTGGGCAACGACAACGGCCTGGGCGTGCACGGCTGGCAGGCCAATGGGGTGTTTGGCTTCCCGTTCTTCGAGCGAGAAACGCCGCTGGTGGTGACCCCCCAGTACCGCACGATCGGCCTCGACGGGCCCGGCGGCACGCGTCTGCCCCCCGGCTACGACGTGCCGAGCCGGCTGCACGAGGCCCAGGTCGACTTGCACCACTTCCGCAGGATCACCGACCGCTGGCTGTTCGACGGCGCCGTGACGCTGGGCGTCTACGGCGAGGCAGACGCCCTGGGGGACGGCGGGGCGTTCCGCGTCAACGGCCGGGCGCTGGGCGTGTACGACTGGAGCGAGCATTGGAAGGTGCTGGTGGGGGTGGTCTACCTGAACCGCGCCGGCTACAGCGTCATCCCGGCCGCGGGGCTGCTCTACGCAGACGACGCCTTGAAGGTCGAGCTGGTCTTCCCCCGGCCGCGCATCGCTTGGCGGCTCGACGGGGGCTGCCCGCCGTGCGACGAGCGCTGGGTCTACCTGCTTGGCGAGCTGGGGGGCAGCGTCTGGGCGATCCGCCAAGAAGACGGCACGCCCGACACGCTGGCCTACTCCGATTACCGCTTCATCGTGGGCTACGAGCACAAGGTCATCGGCGGGCTCTCGCGTTACCTCGAGTTGGGCTACGTGTTCGGCCGCCAGGTAGAGTTCGACAACTACCCGAACGACATCCCGGTGAACGACTCGATCCTGCTCCGCGCCGGGATAGGTTTTTAG
- a CDS encoding SGNH/GDSL hydrolase family protein, with product MHLASTPRTALAIWTIGVGLALPTRAEQAKPYDPSRWEDAISAIEARDQKSPPPQRGIVFVGSSSVRLWPVATSFPDRRVVNHGFGGSQICDSNHFFDRLVAPLKPHTVVFYAGDNDIAAGKSPAQVHSDFQAFVAKLHEALPETRLVYVAIKPSLARWKLADTIREANGLIREDAEGDELVSYLDVWPPMLGADGTPRKELFREDGLHLNDEGYRVWTKLLRQSLADRQSATPR from the coding sequence ATGCACCTTGCCTCAACTCCCCGCACCGCGCTGGCCATTTGGACGATCGGCGTCGGTCTCGCGTTGCCAACCCGGGCCGAGCAGGCCAAGCCGTACGACCCCTCGCGGTGGGAAGACGCGATCTCTGCGATCGAGGCGCGCGACCAGAAGTCTCCTCCCCCGCAGCGCGGCATCGTTTTCGTGGGCTCTAGCAGCGTCCGTCTCTGGCCCGTGGCGACATCGTTCCCCGATCGGCGGGTGGTGAACCACGGGTTCGGGGGCTCGCAGATCTGCGACTCGAATCACTTCTTCGACCGCTTGGTGGCGCCCCTGAAGCCCCACACCGTTGTGTTCTACGCCGGCGACAACGATATCGCCGCGGGCAAATCGCCCGCACAGGTGCACAGCGACTTCCAAGCGTTTGTCGCCAAGCTGCACGAGGCGCTCCCCGAGACGCGGCTGGTTTATGTCGCCATCAAGCCGAGCCTGGCGCGGTGGAAGCTTGCCGACACGATCCGCGAAGCGAACGGTCTGATCCGAGAAGATGCAGAAGGGGACGAACTCGTCTCGTACCTCGATGTCTGGCCCCCGATGCTGGGGGCCGACGGAACGCCGCGTAAGGAGCTGTTCCGCGAGGACGGGCTGCACCTGAACGACGAGGGGTACCGGGTTTGGACCAAGCTGCTGCGTCAGTCGCTGGCGGACCGTCAGTCGGCAACGCCCCGGTGA
- a CDS encoding DUF2231 domain-containing protein, which produces MGVEILGHRVHPMLVGLPIGLLVGSVVFDVALMATDEPRWADVSFWTLGLGIVSGLIAAPFGTIDRLGIPSGAPAKHIGLWHGVAAVLSVALFAASWTLRYQSPPTPTTLALGLSAAAVVLLAIAGWLGGELVFRHGVGVHRGVAD; this is translated from the coding sequence ATGGGCGTTGAGATCTTGGGCCACCGCGTGCACCCGATGCTGGTAGGTTTGCCGATCGGGTTGCTGGTCGGGTCGGTGGTGTTTGACGTTGCTCTGATGGCGACCGATGAGCCAAGGTGGGCAGACGTGTCGTTCTGGACGCTCGGTTTAGGGATCGTTTCGGGGCTGATCGCGGCGCCCTTCGGCACGATCGACCGGTTGGGGATCCCGTCGGGCGCCCCCGCCAAGCATATCGGCCTCTGGCACGGCGTCGCCGCGGTGCTCTCGGTGGCCCTTTTTGCGGCCAGTTGGACGTTACGCTACCAATCGCCGCCGACGCCGACGACGCTCGCACTTGGACTGAGCGCCGCGGCTGTCGTGTTGCTTGCGATCGCCGGCTGGCTAGGGGGCGAGCTGGTATTCCGCCACGGCGTCGGAGTTCACCGGGGCGTTGCCGACTGA
- a CDS encoding DUF2892 domain-containing protein, whose protein sequence is MIPSSVERVPQSTCDEINEQIRQNAERQIARCASAGPQAINDRLDELDHEWDVERTLEANAATLTLIGLALGAGVNRKWYLLPTAVAGFLLLHAIEGWCPPLPVLRRLGYRTRSEIDHERYALKYVRGDFRRLPERKHEREGVNAKRVVEMMRS, encoded by the coding sequence ATGATCCCTTCCAGCGTCGAGCGCGTCCCGCAGAGCACATGCGACGAAATCAATGAGCAGATCCGGCAGAATGCAGAGCGGCAGATCGCGCGGTGTGCATCGGCTGGTCCACAAGCGATCAACGATCGGCTCGACGAGCTCGATCACGAGTGGGATGTTGAGCGCACGCTTGAGGCCAACGCGGCAACGTTGACCCTCATCGGCTTGGCGCTAGGCGCCGGGGTCAACCGCAAGTGGTACTTATTGCCGACGGCGGTCGCCGGCTTTCTGTTGCTGCACGCGATCGAGGGGTGGTGCCCGCCGCTGCCGGTGCTGCGACGGTTGGGGTACCGCACCCGTTCGGAGATCGATCACGAGCGCTACGCCCTGAAGTACGTACGGGGCGACTTCCGCCGGCTGCCGGAGCGGAAGCACGAACGCGAAGGGGTGAACGCCAAACGCGTAGTGGAAATGATGCGGAGCTAG
- a CDS encoding SDR family oxidoreductase, whose protein sequence is MKPVPDHGEQTYRGSGRLEGCVAIVTGGDSGIGRAVALAFAREGASVVVSYLSETEDAEASLADVRGAGAEAVAVAGDLRDEAQCQDLIDQAVRRFGKLSILVNNAAYQETSDSVEGFSSESFDRIFKTNVYAPFYLSKAALRHLQPGDSIINTVSIQGYDPGGYLLPYASSKSALIGMTKAMAKLTMEQGVRVNAVAPGPVWTPFIPASMPGEKVKNFGKDTLFGRPAQPAELAPLYVWLASEDASYVTGEVFGATGGSTPL, encoded by the coding sequence ATGAAGCCCGTCCCCGACCACGGCGAGCAAACGTACCGCGGCAGCGGCCGTCTCGAGGGCTGCGTCGCGATCGTCACCGGGGGCGACAGCGGCATCGGCCGCGCGGTGGCGCTGGCGTTCGCGCGAGAGGGCGCCAGCGTTGTGGTTTCGTATCTTTCGGAAACCGAGGACGCCGAGGCCAGCCTGGCCGACGTACGCGGCGCCGGGGCGGAGGCCGTCGCCGTGGCGGGCGACTTGCGGGACGAAGCCCAGTGCCAGGACCTGATCGACCAAGCGGTCAGGCGTTTCGGCAAGCTGTCGATACTCGTCAACAACGCTGCCTATCAGGAGACGAGCGATTCGGTCGAGGGCTTCTCCAGCGAGTCGTTCGACCGCATCTTTAAAACCAATGTCTACGCGCCGTTCTACCTCTCTAAGGCGGCGCTCCGCCACCTTCAGCCGGGCGATTCGATCATCAACACGGTCTCGATCCAAGGCTACGATCCGGGGGGCTACCTGCTGCCGTACGCGTCGAGCAAGTCCGCCCTGATCGGCATGACCAAAGCGATGGCCAAGCTGACCATGGAGCAAGGGGTGCGGGTGAACGCCGTGGCCCCAGGGCCGGTGTGGACGCCGTTTATCCCGGCCTCGATGCCCGGCGAGAAGGTGAAGAACTTCGGCAAAGACACGCTGTTTGGCCGACCCGCTCAACCGGCGGAGCTAGCGCCGCTGTACGTGTGGTTGGCGTCCGAAGACGCGAGCTACGTCACCGGAGAGGTCTTCGGCGCCACCGGGGGCAGCACCCCGCTCTGA
- a CDS encoding pyridoxamine 5'-phosphate oxidase family protein yields the protein MSVSNTSAEKKIDEMYDLIGDIETALFTTRRTDAALVTRPMATQKRDAVADVWFVTNIETHKVDEIQHNSEVCLGYYDSGSKEWVSVSGTASICTDRMTIRKLHQSDWQVWFENEGGDRDGGPDDPRLALILVNAHTVTYMKAKHSRPVALFEIARGFATGHTPDLGRQEHLSEKELG from the coding sequence ATGTCCGTATCCAACACCAGCGCCGAGAAAAAGATCGACGAGATGTACGATTTGATCGGCGACATCGAGACCGCCTTGTTCACGACGCGCCGCACGGACGCAGCGCTAGTGACCCGCCCGATGGCGACGCAGAAGCGGGACGCGGTCGCCGACGTATGGTTCGTGACCAACATCGAGACGCACAAGGTCGACGAGATCCAGCACAACAGCGAGGTCTGCCTGGGCTACTACGACAGCGGCAGCAAGGAGTGGGTTTCGGTCAGCGGCACGGCCAGCATCTGCACCGACCGCATGACGATCCGCAAGCTGCACCAGAGCGACTGGCAGGTGTGGTTTGAGAACGAAGGGGGCGACCGCGACGGCGGGCCCGACGATCCGCGCCTGGCGCTAATCCTGGTAAACGCCCACACGGTGACCTACATGAAGGCCAAGCACTCGCGGCCGGTGGCCCTGTTCGAGATCGCGCGGGGCTTCGCCACGGGCCACACGCCCGACCTCGGCCGCCAGGAGCACCTCTCAGAAAAGGAGCTGGGCTGA
- a CDS encoding DNA-directed RNA polymerase subunit alpha C-terminal domain-containing protein — MPRIPLNHAQLHSDQLNERLEMSTAEIGLAVRTTNCLEEKGILTVYDLLQCQPEYLLGISNFGEKTLEEVYAALEVIGFPRPGRAQVGKPR, encoded by the coding sequence ATGCCCCGCATCCCTCTGAACCACGCTCAACTGCACAGCGACCAGCTCAACGAGCGTCTCGAGATGAGCACCGCGGAGATCGGCCTCGCCGTTCGCACCACCAACTGCTTGGAAGAGAAGGGCATCCTCACCGTCTACGACCTGCTGCAGTGCCAGCCGGAATACCTGCTGGGCATCTCTAACTTCGGCGAAAAGACCTTGGAAGAGGTCTACGCGGCGCTCGAAGTGATCGGCTTCCCCCGCCCAGGCCGGGCGCAAGTCGGCAAGCCGAGGTAG
- a CDS encoding ATP-dependent helicase: MPSTKLTEGLNAAQAEAVLHVDGPLLILAGPGSGKTRVVTHRIAHLLEQGVPAHAILALTFTNKAAEEMRRRVGTLAPGQRVWLSTFHRFGAKLLRKYGDYVGLSPNFTIYDAGDARKTLKRVIEAQRLQTGGYTADRIGHAISDAKNKLITADKFKATSGRPISHVVAEAYPAYQRKLIESDAVDFDDLLLHVAQMLHDNPELRRELDRQFRYVLVDEYQDTNRAQYVILRALSVDYPNLAATGDPDQSIYGWRGADIKNILEFERDYPNVKVVRLEQNYRSTGLILQAADELIAHNTQRKQKRLFTEKGPGAPVRLAVYGDQDKEASGIARQIREAIDSGERRASDFAIFYRINALSRSIERALREARVPFQMVRGQEFFQRKEIKDVLAYCQLAANPRDDVAFERTVNTPARGIGKKTIDALAEHAYRTGSPMLEAARHADATGLPARTAKKVQAFVEIIDDVTRAVTGSVEELLGVVLDRTDYLEKLKATGDEEDQNRIENIQELLTDARQFDEQSDEGGLEEYLERAWLVNETDNWENDADKVTMMTLHAAKGLEFPVAYIVALEDGILPHERSLQDPNQLEEERRLAFVGITRAMQNLQLSYVARRDYRGQRRIAIPSSFLMEMPRGQMDVVREEVEVQLDTWDADPWDAEELEEWRQEPPPAPAKRLPVDIAGLMTTAAALADDSAEKALPRVSPEVFRQGMVVVHPEFGPGKIVALSGSGKGRKATIRFAKAGERRFVLAHSPVRPAQG, from the coding sequence ATGCCGAGCACGAAGCTTACCGAGGGGCTTAACGCCGCCCAGGCCGAGGCGGTGCTGCACGTCGATGGTCCGCTGCTGATTCTGGCGGGGCCCGGGAGCGGTAAGACGCGTGTGGTGACCCACCGCATCGCCCACCTGCTGGAGCAGGGGGTCCCCGCCCACGCCATTTTGGCGCTCACGTTCACCAACAAGGCTGCCGAAGAGATGCGGCGCCGGGTCGGAACGCTGGCGCCGGGGCAGCGGGTATGGCTGAGCACGTTCCACCGCTTCGGCGCCAAGCTGCTACGCAAGTACGGCGACTACGTGGGGCTCAGCCCCAACTTCACGATCTACGACGCCGGCGACGCGCGGAAGACGCTCAAACGCGTGATCGAGGCCCAGCGGCTGCAGACCGGGGGCTACACCGCCGACCGCATTGGCCACGCCATCAGCGACGCCAAGAACAAGCTGATCACCGCGGACAAGTTCAAGGCGACCAGCGGGAGACCGATCTCCCACGTGGTGGCCGAGGCCTACCCCGCCTACCAGCGGAAGCTGATCGAGTCGGACGCGGTCGACTTCGACGACCTGCTGCTGCACGTCGCCCAGATGCTGCACGACAACCCAGAGCTGCGCCGCGAGCTCGACCGGCAGTTCCGCTACGTGCTAGTAGACGAGTACCAGGACACCAACCGGGCGCAGTACGTGATCCTGCGTGCGCTGTCGGTCGACTACCCCAACCTGGCCGCGACCGGCGACCCCGACCAGTCGATCTACGGCTGGCGTGGCGCAGACATCAAGAACATCCTGGAGTTCGAGCGCGACTACCCCAACGTCAAGGTAGTGCGGCTGGAGCAGAACTACCGCAGCACGGGGCTGATCCTACAGGCGGCCGACGAGTTGATCGCCCACAACACCCAGCGGAAGCAGAAGCGGCTGTTCACGGAGAAGGGCCCCGGCGCCCCCGTGCGGCTGGCGGTGTACGGCGATCAGGACAAGGAAGCCTCCGGCATCGCCCGGCAGATCCGCGAAGCGATCGACTCCGGCGAGCGGCGCGCCAGCGACTTCGCCATCTTCTACCGCATCAACGCCCTGTCGAGGTCGATCGAGCGGGCGCTGCGCGAGGCCCGGGTGCCGTTCCAGATGGTGCGGGGGCAGGAGTTCTTCCAGCGGAAAGAGATCAAAGACGTGCTGGCCTACTGCCAGTTGGCCGCCAACCCGCGCGACGACGTGGCGTTCGAGAGGACGGTGAACACGCCGGCACGGGGCATCGGCAAGAAGACGATCGACGCTCTGGCGGAGCACGCCTACCGCACCGGCTCGCCGATGCTTGAGGCGGCCCGCCACGCGGACGCCACGGGCCTTCCCGCCCGTACGGCGAAGAAGGTGCAGGCGTTTGTAGAGATCATCGACGACGTCACCCGGGCGGTAACCGGCTCCGTGGAAGAGCTGCTGGGGGTGGTCCTCGACCGCACCGATTACCTCGAGAAACTCAAGGCCACCGGCGACGAGGAAGACCAGAACCGCATCGAGAACATCCAGGAGCTTCTGACCGACGCCCGGCAGTTTGACGAGCAGTCGGACGAGGGGGGGCTCGAGGAGTACCTCGAACGCGCCTGGCTGGTGAACGAGACCGACAACTGGGAGAACGACGCCGACAAGGTGACCATGATGACGCTGCACGCCGCCAAGGGGCTGGAGTTCCCCGTGGCGTACATCGTGGCGCTCGAAGACGGCATCCTGCCTCACGAGCGGAGCTTGCAAGACCCCAACCAGCTAGAAGAAGAACGCCGGCTGGCGTTCGTGGGCATCACCCGGGCGATGCAGAACCTGCAGCTCAGCTACGTGGCCCGACGCGACTACCGCGGGCAACGGCGGATCGCCATCCCCAGCAGCTTCCTGATGGAGATGCCGCGGGGCCAGATGGACGTGGTGCGTGAAGAGGTCGAGGTGCAGCTCGATACGTGGGACGCCGATCCCTGGGACGCCGAAGAACTGGAGGAGTGGCGGCAAGAGCCACCCCCGGCGCCCGCCAAGCGGCTGCCGGTCGATATCGCGGGGCTGATGACCACCGCGGCGGCCTTGGCGGATGACTCGGCGGAAAAGGCCCTGCCGCGGGTGTCGCCGGAGGTTTTCCGGCAAGGGATGGTGGTGGTCCACCCCGAGTTCGGCCCCGGGAAGATCGTGGCGCTCAGCGGTTCTGGCAAGGGACGCAAGGCGACCATCCGCTTCGCCAAGGCGGGCGAACGACGCTTCGTGCTGGCCCACAGCCCGGTGCGGCCCGCGCAGGGGTAG
- a CDS encoding SAM-dependent methyltransferase, which translates to MQFVFCTCQPGAEGALKREVAHRASEWRFAYSQSGLVTFKLPEPTTIEAFAAPRLVFARTLGLSAAQVKPESGATSSSRPTVGESLDPMTQALWETPGLRELAQAATTLHVWTRDPGVPGDRGYEPGQTDTDLETRQAILDSAPEGNTLGRGLQTGGVVMDVIRMAPGWWWVGCHRAAARYERWPGGTPPLDTPEAMISRAYLKIAEALRWSALPAEAGDQWVELGASPGGASQALLDRGMKVIGVDPAVVDPSLEENPNFRHLRRRVMDAPRRDFIGCRWLAADLNVAPRYTLDAVEALVARPDSTIRGMLLTLKLADWELAAPEKLSEYAQRVQGWGFRDVRFRQLAHNRQELCMAALKSRSQRRLRR; encoded by the coding sequence ATGCAATTCGTCTTCTGTACCTGCCAGCCCGGCGCCGAGGGGGCCCTCAAGCGCGAGGTTGCCCACCGCGCTTCAGAGTGGCGGTTCGCCTACTCGCAGAGCGGGCTGGTCACCTTCAAACTGCCCGAGCCGACCACGATCGAGGCGTTTGCCGCGCCCCGGCTGGTCTTCGCGCGCACGCTGGGGCTGTCGGCGGCACAAGTGAAGCCCGAGAGCGGCGCAACCAGCAGCAGCCGACCTACGGTCGGCGAGTCACTCGACCCAATGACCCAAGCCCTCTGGGAGACCCCAGGGCTCCGTGAACTAGCTCAAGCAGCGACAACGCTGCACGTGTGGACCCGCGACCCGGGCGTGCCAGGGGACCGCGGCTACGAGCCGGGGCAGACCGACACCGACCTCGAGACCCGCCAAGCCATCCTCGACTCGGCGCCGGAGGGAAACACGCTGGGCCGCGGCCTGCAGACCGGGGGTGTGGTGATGGATGTCATCCGGATGGCGCCCGGGTGGTGGTGGGTCGGTTGCCACAGGGCCGCCGCGCGGTACGAGCGCTGGCCGGGGGGAACGCCCCCGCTGGACACCCCAGAGGCGATGATCTCTCGGGCGTACCTGAAGATCGCTGAGGCGCTGCGATGGTCGGCCCTTCCGGCCGAGGCCGGCGACCAGTGGGTTGAACTAGGGGCTTCTCCCGGCGGGGCGAGCCAGGCGCTGCTGGACCGCGGGATGAAGGTGATCGGCGTTGATCCGGCGGTGGTCGACCCGTCGCTGGAAGAGAACCCCAACTTCCGCCACCTCCGCCGCCGCGTGATGGACGCCCCGCGGCGCGACTTTATCGGCTGCCGGTGGCTGGCCGCCGACCTGAACGTAGCGCCGCGCTACACGCTGGACGCGGTCGAGGCGCTCGTCGCCCGCCCCGACTCTACCATCCGCGGCATGCTGCTGACGCTCAAGCTGGCCGATTGGGAGCTGGCCGCCCCCGAAAAGCTAAGCGAGTACGCCCAGCGCGTGCAGGGCTGGGGCTTCCGCGACGTCCGCTTCCGCCAACTCGCCCACAACCGGCAAGAGCTGTGCATGGCGGCGCTCAAGAGCCGCTCGCAGCGGCGATTGCGAAGGTAG
- a CDS encoding GNAT family N-acetyltransferase, whose protein sequence is MIELRPFRNTDPPHLAEVWRSQPPERGRMHPVSTAMLEMSVFSKPYFDRDGLVVALQDGRPIGFAHAGFGPLQGGAELDTSLGITHLVMTHAGVADPHLEDDLLRASEEYLRGHGATCFLGGGAGALSGFYLGLIGGSQAPGVLDSDHRQADLYIRSGYQAHRRLVVLQRDLARFRPPVTRTQRQLRRELNFDTIDAPKSTNWWEACVMAGLDRTRFTLTEKRGGAIQASVSIWDVEPLASSWGLRTAGVFDLWVAPTLHRQGLATYLLSETYAVLRKRGYALVEAQIEDGNAAAIGLSKFLGMSVVDHGTVFRKNGDG, encoded by the coding sequence TTGATTGAACTGCGACCCTTCCGCAACACCGACCCGCCCCACCTTGCCGAGGTGTGGCGTAGCCAGCCCCCGGAACGCGGGCGGATGCACCCGGTGTCGACCGCCATGCTGGAGATGTCGGTCTTTAGCAAGCCGTATTTCGACCGTGACGGCTTGGTGGTCGCCCTGCAGGACGGCCGGCCGATCGGGTTCGCACACGCCGGTTTCGGTCCTTTGCAGGGGGGGGCCGAACTCGACACGTCGCTCGGCATCACCCACTTGGTGATGACGCACGCCGGCGTGGCCGACCCCCACCTCGAAGACGACCTGTTGCGCGCCAGCGAAGAATACCTCCGCGGCCACGGCGCGACGTGCTTCCTGGGCGGGGGCGCGGGGGCGCTCAGCGGCTTCTACCTGGGCCTGATCGGCGGCAGCCAAGCGCCCGGCGTGCTAGACAGCGACCACCGCCAGGCCGACCTCTATATCCGCAGCGGTTACCAGGCCCACCGCCGGCTGGTGGTGCTTCAGCGCGACCTGGCGAGGTTCCGCCCCCCCGTCACCCGCACGCAGAGGCAGTTGCGCCGCGAGCTGAACTTCGACACGATCGACGCCCCGAAATCGACCAACTGGTGGGAAGCCTGCGTGATGGCCGGCCTCGACCGCACGCGGTTCACGCTGACCGAGAAGCGCGGCGGCGCCATCCAGGCCTCGGTGTCGATCTGGGACGTCGAGCCGCTCGCCAGCAGTTGGGGCCTACGCACCGCGGGGGTGTTCGACCTGTGGGTCGCCCCGACCCTGCACCGCCAAGGGCTCGCCACCTATTTGCTGAGCGAGACCTACGCCGTGCTCCGCAAACGCGGCTACGCGCTGGTCGAGGCGCAGATCGAAGACGGCAACGCCGCGGCGATCGGCCTGAGCAAGTTCCTCGGAATGAGCGTCGTCGACCACGGCACCGTCTTCCGGAAGAACGGCGACGGCTAA
- a CDS encoding Rieske (2Fe-2S) protein produces MAEWHDVAALTELSPGQVIEVIVGTEVVALANVAGQIFAIDGVCAHQGGPLGRGVLSREADGCRLTCPWHGWQYDPATGRQVLSQTIRQRVFPTRIAGDRIWVSVGAVSCSSQ; encoded by the coding sequence ATGGCTGAATGGCACGACGTAGCGGCGCTTACGGAGCTTTCGCCCGGGCAGGTGATCGAGGTGATTGTCGGCACCGAAGTGGTGGCGTTGGCGAACGTCGCGGGGCAGATCTTCGCGATCGACGGGGTCTGCGCCCATCAGGGAGGTCCGCTGGGCAGGGGCGTCCTTTCCCGCGAAGCGGACGGGTGCCGCCTGACCTGCCCCTGGCACGGCTGGCAGTATGACCCCGCCACGGGGCGGCAGGTGCTGAGCCAGACAATCCGCCAGCGCGTCTTTCCGACCCGCATCGCGGGCGATAGGATTTGGGTGTCGGTTGGGGCTGTGTCGTGTAGCTCCCAATGA
- a CDS encoding lysophospholipid acyltransferase family protein produces the protein MGPRNAADFAAYAALRVFVATIQALPLGLCDRGAAGLAWLFDRVIRLRRRVVRENLKIAFPAASEAQIDRMTRQVWRHLFLMVAEIAHAPRKVHRSNWKSVTQIGDERAIVDLMLLPRPKVIISGHYGNFELGGYLLGLFGFPTHTVARRLDNRYVDRWINRFRGRTGQHILPKDGSSGDIDRLMASGGVVALLGDQHAGPRGCWVNFFGKPASTHKAVALFSLGYQAPTLVMTSRRRGAPLRYTVELAGVADPQADGFELGDAASFTEWFTERLEAMIRRAPEQYWWVHRRWKGEPPPRAAARLAKRAQAGASHG, from the coding sequence ATGGGCCCCCGCAACGCCGCCGACTTCGCCGCCTACGCCGCACTGCGGGTGTTCGTGGCGACGATCCAAGCCCTGCCGCTTGGCTTGTGCGACCGTGGCGCCGCCGGGCTGGCGTGGCTGTTCGACCGGGTCATCCGCCTGCGCCGGCGGGTGGTGCGCGAGAACCTCAAGATCGCCTTCCCGGCGGCCAGCGAGGCCCAGATCGACAGGATGACCCGTCAGGTCTGGCGCCACCTATTCCTGATGGTGGCCGAGATCGCCCACGCGCCGCGGAAGGTCCACCGCAGCAATTGGAAGAGCGTCACCCAGATCGGGGACGAGCGGGCGATCGTCGATCTGATGCTGCTGCCGAGGCCGAAGGTCATTATTTCCGGCCACTACGGCAATTTCGAGCTCGGCGGCTACCTGCTCGGGCTGTTCGGATTTCCGACCCACACGGTGGCGCGCAGGCTCGACAACCGGTACGTCGACCGCTGGATCAACCGCTTCCGCGGCCGCACGGGGCAGCACATCCTGCCCAAGGACGGCAGTTCGGGAGACATCGACCGGCTGATGGCGTCCGGCGGGGTGGTGGCGCTGCTGGGAGACCAGCACGCCGGCCCGCGGGGGTGCTGGGTGAACTTTTTTGGCAAACCCGCCTCGACCCACAAGGCGGTGGCGCTGTTTTCGCTTGGCTACCAGGCCCCCACGCTGGTGATGACCTCCCGCCGCCGCGGGGCGCCATTGCGGTACACGGTAGAGTTGGCGGGCGTGGCGGACCCCCAGGCGGATGGTTTCGAACTGGGAGACGCCGCTTCGTTCACCGAGTGGTTCACCGAGCGGCTCGAGGCGATGATCCGGCGGGCCCCCGAGCAGTACTGGTGGGTCCACCGTCGGTGGAAAGGAGAACCGCCCCCCAGGGCGGCCGCACGGCTGGCCAAACGGGCCCAAGCGGGGGCCTCCCATGGCTGA
- a CDS encoding tRNA (cytidine(34)-2'-O)-methyltransferase, whose translation MDPAPPYDPCLHVVLFEPEIPYNTGSVGRTCVALGAKLWLVRPLGFRVDDYYLRRAGLDYWKHLAWEVVDEWAALTARLPVDRCWFFTKHGQRDYLDADYSRQDVLVFGRESSGLPEAIRGLAPDRNLMIPTRPEVRSLNLSNAVAVAGYEAARQWRAIRGKSPTPEPQ comes from the coding sequence TTGGACCCGGCCCCCCCCTACGACCCCTGTCTGCACGTTGTGCTGTTCGAGCCCGAGATCCCCTACAACACGGGGAGCGTGGGCCGGACGTGCGTCGCCCTGGGCGCCAAGCTGTGGCTGGTGCGGCCGCTGGGGTTTCGCGTCGACGACTACTACTTGAGGCGTGCCGGGCTCGATTACTGGAAGCACCTGGCCTGGGAGGTGGTCGACGAATGGGCCGCGCTGACCGCCCGATTGCCGGTCGATCGCTGCTGGTTTTTCACCAAGCACGGCCAGCGGGATTACTTAGACGCCGACTACTCGAGGCAAGACGTGCTGGTCTTTGGCCGCGAGTCGAGCGGCCTGCCCGAGGCGATCCGAGGCTTGGCGCCCGACCGCAACCTGATGATCCCTACCCGCCCCGAGGTGCGGAGCCTGAACCTCTCCAACGCGGTCGCGGTCGCCGGGTACGAAGCGGCGCGGCAGTGGCGGGCAATCCGCGGGAAATCACCAACGCCCGAGCCTCAATGA